The following proteins are encoded in a genomic region of Haemorhous mexicanus isolate bHaeMex1 chromosome 27, bHaeMex1.pri, whole genome shotgun sequence:
- the SMPDL3B gene encoding acid sphingomyelinase-like phosphodiesterase 3b isoform X2: MGNHDFHPKNQFPGKEHRIYNQTAELWRPWLSDASLPLFRAGAFYSEKLPGPGMRGRMVVLNTNLYYDQNDETAAEEDPGGQFQWLEETLTNASRADEMVYIVGHVPPGFFEKKRGKPWFRRGFNERYLGIVQRHHAVIAAQFFGHHHTDSFRMFYSHTGTPINVMFLAPGVTPWKTTLPGVSNGANNPAIRVIDYDQDTLQVLDMVTYYLNLTRANTMASARQEEFPEWEEEYRLTEAFQVPDGSAGSMQTVLERISRDPHYLQLYYEFNSARYDLEQCQQECRVDHLCAIREVDFLKYDECVKTNSSASAASSVWLLVFCMFIGFLSPQPVL; this comes from the exons ATGGGCAATCATGACTTCCACCCCAAGAATCAGTTTCCTGGGAAGGAGCACAGGATCTACAAccaaacagcagagctgtggcgGCCCTGGCTGAGTGATGCCTCCCTTCCTCTCTTCAGAGCAG GAGCTTTCTACAGCGAGAAGCTGCCTGGCCCAGGGATGAGGGGGCGGATGGTTGTCCTCAACACCAACCTCTACTATGACCAGAATGATGAgacagctgctgaggaggatcCTGGGGGGCAGTTCCAGTGGCTGGAAGAAACACTGACCAATGCCTCTAGAGCAGATGAAATG GTCTACATTGTGGGGCACGTCCCTCCTGGCTTCTTTGAGAAGAAACGGGGCAAGCCCTGGTTCCGGAGGGGCTTCAACGAGCGCTACCTGGGAATTGTGCAGAGGCACCACGCGGTGATCGCTGCCCAGTTCTTTGGGCACCATCACACAGACAGCTTTCGCATGTTCTACAGCCACACAG GTACTCCAATCAATGTCATGTTCCTGGCCCCTGGAGTGACTCCCTGGAAAACAACATTACCTGGAGTGAGCAATGGAGCCAACAACCCTGCGATTCGGGTGATCGACTACGATCAGGACACCCTGCAGGTCTTG gaTATGGTGACTTACTACTTGAACCTTACTCGTGCCAACACGATGGCCTCAGCACGGCAGGAAGAGTTCCCCGAGTGGGAGGAAGAGTACAGGCTGACAGAAGCCTTCCAGGTCCCTgatggctctgcaggctccatGCAGACAGTGCTGGAGAGGATCTCCAGGGACCCCCACTACTTGCAGCTGTACTACGAGTTTAACTCTGCCAGGTATGACctggagcagtgccagcaggaatgCCGTGTGGATCACCTGTGTGCCATCAGGGAAGTCGATTTTCTAAAGTATGATGAGTGTGTGAAAACcaacagctctgcctctgctgccagcagtgttTGGCTTTTGGTTTTCTGCATGTTCATAGGTTTTCTCAGTCCTCAGCCAGTGCTGTGA
- the PPP1R8 gene encoding nuclear inhibitor of protein phosphatase 1 yields the protein MAASAAPAGGGSLFECPSWAGKPPPGLHLDVVKGDKLIEKLIIDEKKYYLFGRNPDLCDFTIDHQSCSRVHAALVYHKHLKRVFLIDLNSTHGTFLGHIRLEAHKPQQIPIDSTVSFGASTRAYTLREKPQTLPSAVKGDEKMGGEDEELKGLLGLPEEETELDNLTEFNTAHNKRISTLTIEEGNLDIQRPKRKRKNSRVTFSDDDEIINPEDVDPSVGRFRNMVQTAVVPVKKKRLENAGSLPTDESASRRMQSFPYSGGLYGGLPPTHSEAGSQPHSVHGTALIGGLPMPYPNLAPDVDLTPVVPSTVNMNPAPNPAVFNPEAVNEPKKKKYAKEAWPGKKPTPSLLI from the exons ATGGCGGCgagcgcggccccggcgggcgGCGGGTCCCTGTTCGAGTGCCCGAGCTG ggcagggaaaccACCACCTGGCTTACATCTGGATGTAGTCAAAGGAGACAAACTCATTGAG AAACTCATCATTGATGAGAAGAAATACTATCTCTTTGGGAGAAATCCTGATCTCTGTGATTTTACCATTGACCACCAGTCTTGCTCTCGGGTCCATGCTGCCTTGGTCTATCACAAACATCTCAAGAGGGTTTTCCTCATAGATCTGAACAGCA CACATGGCACGTTCCTGGGCCACATCCGTTTGGAAGCTCACAAGCCCCAGCAGATCCCCATCGACTCCACGGTTTCCTTCGGCGCCTCCACGCGCGCGTACACCCTGCGCGAGAAGCCGCAGACGCTGCCCTCAGCAGTGAAGGGGGACGAGAAGATGGGtggtgaggatgaggagctgaAGGGtttgctggggctgccagaggAGGAGACAGAACTGGAC AATCTGACAGAGTTTAATACAGCCCACAACAAAAGGATCTCCACACTGACCATTGAGGAAGGGAACCTGGACATCCAGAGGCCAAAGCGAAAGCGGAAGAACTCCAGAGTGACGTTCAGTGATGATGATGAGATCATCAATCCAG aggACGTGGACCCATCTGTGGGGCGGTTCAGGAACATGGTACAGACAGCAGTGGTCCCTGTTAAG AAGAAGCGCCTGGAGAACGCGGGCTCGCTGCCCACGGACGAGTCGGCGTCGCGGCGCATGCAGAGCTTCCCCTACAGCGGGGGGCTCTACGGGGGGCTGCCCCCCACCCACAGCGAGGCCGGCTCGCAGCCCCACAGCGTCCACGGCACCGCGCTCATCGGGGGGCTGCCCATGCCCTACCCCAACCTCGCCCCCGATGTGGACTTGACTCCAGTTGTGCCCTCCACAGTGAACATGAACCCAGCTCCGAACCCCGCTGTCTTCAACCCTGAAGCTGTGAATGAACCCAAGAAGAAGAAATACGCCAAGGAGGCCTGGCCGGGCAAGAAGCCAACCCCGTCCCTGCTgatctga
- the SMPDL3B gene encoding acid sphingomyelinase-like phosphodiesterase 3b isoform X1, whose translation MPAPGQLMLLLLLCLLAAALPGAGGGSGRFWHLTDLHWDPGYEAAAAAGRPCPSGGGRAGPAGPWGSYLCDAPWSLLRSAARAMQARLAAPDFVLWTGDDTPHVPNEQLGEEKVLHIIANLTSLIRETFPGTKVYAAMGNHDFHPKNQFPGKEHRIYNQTAELWRPWLSDASLPLFRAGAFYSEKLPGPGMRGRMVVLNTNLYYDQNDETAAEEDPGGQFQWLEETLTNASRADEMVYIVGHVPPGFFEKKRGKPWFRRGFNERYLGIVQRHHAVIAAQFFGHHHTDSFRMFYSHTGTPINVMFLAPGVTPWKTTLPGVSNGANNPAIRVIDYDQDTLQVLDMVTYYLNLTRANTMASARQEEFPEWEEEYRLTEAFQVPDGSAGSMQTVLERISRDPHYLQLYYEFNSARYDLEQCQQECRVDHLCAIREVDFLKYDECVKTNSSASAASSVWLLVFCMFIGFLSPQPVL comes from the exons ATGCCGGCCCCGGGCCAGCTtatgctgctgctcttgctgtgcctgctggccGCGGCTCTGCCCGGTgcgggcggcggctccgggcggTTCTGGCACCTCACGGACCTGCACTGGGACCCCGGGTAcgaggcggcggcggcagcggggcggCCGTGCCCCTCGGGCGGCGGTCGGGCCGGGCCCGCCGGGCCGTGGGGCAGCTACCTGTGCGATGCGCCCTGGAGCCTGCTCCGCTCGGCCGCCCGGGCCATGCAGGCCCGCCTGGCCGCGCCGGACTTCGTGCTCTGGACCGG AGATGACactccccatgtccccaatgaGCAGCTTGGAGAGGAAAAGGTTCTGCACATAATAGCAAATCTGACTTCTCTGATAAGAGAGACatttccag GTACCAAGGTCTATGCAGCGATGGGCAATCATGACTTCCACCCCAAGAATCAGTTTCCTGGGAAGGAGCACAGGATCTACAAccaaacagcagagctgtggcgGCCCTGGCTGAGTGATGCCTCCCTTCCTCTCTTCAGAGCAG GAGCTTTCTACAGCGAGAAGCTGCCTGGCCCAGGGATGAGGGGGCGGATGGTTGTCCTCAACACCAACCTCTACTATGACCAGAATGATGAgacagctgctgaggaggatcCTGGGGGGCAGTTCCAGTGGCTGGAAGAAACACTGACCAATGCCTCTAGAGCAGATGAAATG GTCTACATTGTGGGGCACGTCCCTCCTGGCTTCTTTGAGAAGAAACGGGGCAAGCCCTGGTTCCGGAGGGGCTTCAACGAGCGCTACCTGGGAATTGTGCAGAGGCACCACGCGGTGATCGCTGCCCAGTTCTTTGGGCACCATCACACAGACAGCTTTCGCATGTTCTACAGCCACACAG GTACTCCAATCAATGTCATGTTCCTGGCCCCTGGAGTGACTCCCTGGAAAACAACATTACCTGGAGTGAGCAATGGAGCCAACAACCCTGCGATTCGGGTGATCGACTACGATCAGGACACCCTGCAGGTCTTG gaTATGGTGACTTACTACTTGAACCTTACTCGTGCCAACACGATGGCCTCAGCACGGCAGGAAGAGTTCCCCGAGTGGGAGGAAGAGTACAGGCTGACAGAAGCCTTCCAGGTCCCTgatggctctgcaggctccatGCAGACAGTGCTGGAGAGGATCTCCAGGGACCCCCACTACTTGCAGCTGTACTACGAGTTTAACTCTGCCAGGTATGACctggagcagtgccagcaggaatgCCGTGTGGATCACCTGTGTGCCATCAGGGAAGTCGATTTTCTAAAGTATGATGAGTGTGTGAAAACcaacagctctgcctctgctgccagcagtgttTGGCTTTTGGTTTTCTGCATGTTCATAGGTTTTCTCAGTCCTCAGCCAGTGCTGTGA
- the RPA2 gene encoding replication protein A 32 kDa subunit: protein MWSGHGNFDGGYGNMGGAGLPGGYTQSPGGFGSPAGGQAEKKQRSRSQNIVPCTVSQLLAAEQVDETFRICDVEISQVTLVGIVRHAEKAPTNILYKVDDMTAAPMDVRQWVDTDEAGGENVVVPPGTYVKVAGHLRSFQNKKSLVAFKIMPLENMNEFTTHILEIVNAHMILRKNLMSASRVPQSFSSAGISDMGGYGGGGSLPVNGLTAHQSQVLNLIKSCHVPEGMSLQDLKLQLHSMSMSTIKQAVEFLSSEGHIYSTVDDDHYKSTDAE from the exons ATGTGGAGCGGGCACG GGAACTTCGATGGCGGGTACGGTAACATGGGCGGCGCGGGGCTCCCGGGCGGCTACACGCAATCCCCGGGCGGGTTCGGGTCGCCTGCCGGCGGCCAGGCGGAGAAGAAGCAG CGGAGCCGCTCGCAGAACATCGTGCCCTGCACCGTGTCGCAGCTGCTGGCGGCCGAGCAGGTGGACGAGACCTTCCGCATCTGCGACGTGGAGATCTCGCAG GTCACCCTGGTGGGCATCGTGCGGCACGCCGAGAAGGCGCCCACCAACATCCTCTACAAGGTGGACGACATGACAGCAGCACCGATGGACGTCAGGCAGTGGGTTGATACTGAT GAGGCAGGAGGTGAGAATGTTGTGGTACCTCCAGGAACTTATGTTAAAGTAGCTGGTCACCTTCGGTCATTCCAG aatAAGAAGAGCTTGGTAGCATTTAAGATCATGCCTCTGGAAAATATGAATGAGTTTACTACACACATACTGGAAATTGTCAATGCACACATGATCCTCAGAAAAAATCTCATG TCAGCATCAAGAGTGCCACAgtcattttcctctgctgggataAGTGACATGGGGGGCTACGGAGGAGGTGGCAGCCTGCCAGTGAACGGGCTCACAGCACACCAGAGCCAG GTGCTGAACTTGATCAAAAGCTGCCATGTCCCAGAGGGGATGAGTCTACAAGACTTGAAGCTCCAGCTCCACAGTATGAGTATGTCAACGATCAA GCAAGCTGTGGAATTCCTCAGCAGCGAGGGACACATCTACTCCACGGTGGATGATGATCACTATAAGTCAACAGATGCTGAGTAA